DNA from Amorphoplanes friuliensis DSM 7358:
CGACCGGCCGCTTCCTGCCGATCGTCGTCACCCTCAACGCCGCCCGGGTGCTCGACGCGGCCACCAAACTGCTCGGCGTCGACCACGAGGAGTTGTCCCGGCTGGCCCTCTCGGCGCCCGCCGGTGCGGACGGGCTCGTGCTCATCCCGTACCTGGAGGGGGAGCGGACGCCGAACCGCCCGAACGCGACCGGTGCCATCCACGGCCTGACGCTGCGCACCTCGGACCCGGCCCACCTGGCCCGGGCCGCGGTCGAGGGCATGCTCTGCGCGCTCGCCGACGGGCTCGACGCTCTGGTCGCCCGGGGTGCGACGGCCAACCGGATCGTGCTGGTCGGCGGCGGCGCGCGCAGCGAGGCGGTCCGCAAGATCGCGCCCGCGCTGTTCGGTCTGCCGGTTCTGGTTCCGCCGCCCGGCGAATACGTCGCGGACGGCGCCGCCCGCCAGGCCGCCTGGGTCGCCGTGGGTGGTGACGCGCCGCCCACCTGGTCGGCCGAGGCCCCCGAGGTGTACGAGGACACGAGCGTCCCGTTGATCCGTGAGCAGTACGCGGCCGCCCGCGACGCCGTGATCGACCGGGTGTCCCGCTAACCTCGTCCGCGTGAGCTTGCGGGGAGGACCGGCGCATCGCGCGTACAGCGTGATCGTGTTCGTCGTCCTCGCGTCGCTGGACAATGTCGCGATCGGCCTCGTCCCGCCGCTGTACGGCAGCATCGGCCGGGACCTCGGTGTGGGCGAGGGCCGGATCGCGCTGGCCACCACGGTGATGTTCCTGATCAGCGCGGTGGCCGCGATCGGCTGGGCGTACGCGGGTGACCGCACCGACCGCAAGCCCGTGCTGATCGCCGGAACCCTGATCTGGGTTCTCGGGACGGCCTGGTCCGGTCTGGCCGGCAGCTACCCGTCCTTTCTGCTGTCGCAGGTGCTCGCGGCGATCGGCCTGGGCGGTGTGGCCAGTGTCAGCTTCGCCGTGGTCAGCGATCTGATCTCGCCGCGCCGCCGCGGCCTCGTGATGAGCTTCTGGGGGCTGTCGCAGGGTGTCGGCACGCTGGCCGGGACGCTTGTCGGCGGTCTGCTCGGGTCGTCCGACTGGCGGCGGCCGTTCCTGATCGTGGCCGTCGCCGGTGTTGTCGCGACCGTCGCCTACGTGCTGACCTACAACGTGCCGCGTGGCGACAGCCAGCCGGAGCTCGAGGGGGTCGAGTACGACGAGCGGATCCACCGCGACGACCTGCCGCGGATCCTGGCCCGGCGCACCAACATCTGGCTGATCCTCCAGGGCTTCACGGCGCAGATCGCTTTCGGCTCGCTGGTCTGGCTGCCGGTGCTGTTCCGCGCCCGGGCCGAGGATCAGGGCTACTCCGCGGCCACCGCGGTGATCGTGGGCAGCGTCTTCGCCACGTTGTTCCAGCTCGGCGGGGCGCTGTCGATCCTGGGCGGGCTGGTCGGCGACCGTCTGCAACGGCGTACGCCCCGCGGCCGCGCCCTGGTCGCCGCGGTCGGTGTCCTCGCCGCGGTGCCGTTCTACGTGGTGTTGTTCTTCGTCCCGTTCCGCATCGACGTGCCGGACGGCGGCAGCACGGGCGCGGTCATCAGGGCGATCCTGCGGAACGTGTGGACCGAGCCGACCGTCGGGCTGAGCCTGGCCACCGCCATCTTCGCGCTGGCGCTGACCTCGGCGAACTCACCGAACTGGTTCGCTCTGATCGCCGACGTGAACCCGCCGGAGCACCGCGGCACCGTCTACAGCCTCGGCAACCTGGTCAACGGGTTCGGCCGCGCCGGCGGCAACGCGTTCATCGCGGTGGCCTTCCGGGGGCTGTCCGGCGCCTTCCCGCCACCGCTGAACTACGCGGTCGGTCTCGCCGCGTTCCAGCTGTTCTTCATCCCGACCGGTGTCATGTACTGGCTGGCCGGCCGGACGGTGGCCAGGGACATGGCGGACACCCATGCGGCCCTGGCCACCTACAGCGCAAAAGCGGACGAGGTCAGACCCGCGCCCACACCGTGACGTCCTGCGGGACACGGCCGTCCTCGGTCAGCGGTTCGCTGGACAGCTGCACCCGGGCGTTGAGCGGGAGCTCGGCCGGGGCGTCACCGTAGTTCGTCACCACGAGCAGGTCACCGTTGCGGAAGGCCAGCACGTCCGCCGGGGTGTCGATCCAGCTCAGCGCGCCGATGCCGAGAGCGTGCACGGCCCGCAGGCGCAGCGCGGAGCGGTAGAGCTCGTAGGTGGAGCCGGTGACACCACGCTGGCGGTCGAGGGCGTACTCGGCCCAGACCGCCGGCTGCGGCAGCCAGCTGGCGTCGGCCGGCCCGAAGCCGTACGAGGGGGCGTCGGCCTCCCACGGGATCGGCACCCGGCAGCCGTCACGGCCGCGCTCGGCGTGCCCGGACCGCTCCCAGGCGGGGTCCTGCCGGAACTCGTCGGGGATCTCGGTGGCCTCGGGCAGCCCCAGCTCCTCGCCCTGGTAGAGGTACGCCGAACCGGGCAGCGCGAGCATCTGCAGCGTCGCCGCCCGCGCCCGCCGCAGGCCCAGGCCGACGTCGGGCTGGGGGTCGCCGATGCCGATGCCGTGCTTGCGGGGCTCACCGACCGGATAACCCAGCCGGGTCGCGTGCCGCACGACGTCGTGGTTGGAGAGCACCCAGGTGGTGGGTGCGCCGACCGACGCGTTCGCGGCCATGGTGGAGTCGATGACCTTGCGCAGCGGGTCGGCGGACCAGGGCGCGTCCAGGTACTCGAAGTTGAACGCCTGGTGCATCTCGTCCGGGCGGACGTACCGGGCGAGGCGCTCGGCCGGCTGCACCCAGGCCTCGGCGACCAGGATGCGCTCGCCGTCGTACTCGTCGAGCACGGAACGCCACTGCTGGTAGACCTCGTGCACGCCGTCCTGGTCCCACATCGGGGGCGGCGGGGCACCCTCGGGCGCGAGGCCACCGAGGATCTCACCCGCGTACGTCCAGTCGGCCAGCGTCGCGTCCTTGATCAGGCCGTGCGCGACGTCGACGCGGAAACCGTCCACGCCGCGGTCGAGCCAGAAACGCAGCACCGACACGAACTCGGCGCGGACCTCCGGGTTGCCCCAGTTGAGGTCCGGCTGGGAGACGTCGAACAGGTGCAGGTACCACTGGCCGTCGGGGACGCGTTCCCACGCCGGTCCGCCGAAGACGCTCTGCCAGCCGTTCGGGGGTTCGCTGCCGTCGGCGCCCTTGCCCTCGCGGAAGATGTACCGCTCGCGCTCGGGGCTGCCGGGGCCCGCGGCCAGCGCGGCCTGGAACCACACGTGCTCGTTCGACGTGTGGTTGGGGACCAGGTCGACGATGACCTTGAGCCCGAGGGTGCGGGCCTCGGCGATCATCTTGTCGGCGTCGCCGAGGTCACCGAAGAGCGGGTCGACCGCGCGGTAGTCGGCCACGTCGTACCCGGCGTCGTGCTGCGGGGACGGGTAGAACGGCGACAGCCAGACAGCGTCGACGCCGAGGTCCCGCAGGTCGCTCAGGCGCGCCGTGATGCCCGGCAGGTCGCCCATCCCGTCGCCGTTGCTGTCGGCGAAGGAGCGCGGATAGATCTGGTAGATGACGGCGCTGCGCCACCAGAGGTCAGTGGGGGATGGCATGCCTTCCAGGCTAACCGCGTCAGTCGTCGAGGATCGCGGCGAACCGCTCCTCCGCTAAATCGAGTTGGTCCAGGATGTGGTCCTTGGCGGCGAGCGACAGCGGGGTGTCCGGGCGTCCGACCAGCTCGCGCAGCTTCGGCACCAGCGGACGGTATTTGATCGCCGAGCTGCGGGCCTTGTCGTACGTGGTGTGGATGACACCCACACCGTTGTCCGTGAAGTCCGACACCTTGATGACCCGCGCCCACGGATCGCGGTCGAGACTGTCCGCGACGTGCGCCCTGTACTGCTCGTGCTTGTCGCGTTCGGGGTCGTACTCCGGGTTGGTGACCGACCGGACCAGCTCGGCCATCCGGGGGTTGAACCGCCGGGCCAGTTCGGCGACGGCGGCATCCGTCAGCACCTGGTGACCCAGCGATCCGGGCAACCCGGCCAGCTCGGCCGGGTGGTCCTCGACGGCGTCGTGCAGCAGCGCCGCGGTGAGCACGTCGACGTCCCGGATGCCGTAGTAGCGCATGATCCGGATCGCCACCCGCAGCAGATGGTTGAGGTACGGCTCGCGGACCCGGCGGTCGTCGGCGTGCAGACGGGCCGCCAGCTCCAGCGCCTCCTCGAGCTGCGCCCGGTCGTCCGCGGGCAGTTCCAGCAGCTCGAGGGCGAACCGGTCACGCAGCCCGGCTTCGCCGTACACCTCGGTGATCGCGTGCAACGGCATCGTGAGCAGCATCCTTGGCGCCATGCCGAACAGATATACCGGACCGGAGGCCCCCGTGGGCCCTCCGTCAGGTCGGGACGTCGATCAGCGGCTCGTCGGCCACCGGCTTGCGGCGCGGCGGCACCGGTCGCGGCGAGGGCCGCACACCCGGTGACGGGCGGCCGGGCGCCCGTCGCATCGCCGACATCGACGCCTGCTTGAGCGACCAGGGGTTCTCGGCGTGCATCCCGCGGCGCGGCATGCCGTCGCCCTCGGTGAACTCCTCCTCGGTCATCGCCTGCAGCGCACTGAGCGCCACACCGAGGATCGTGGCCGCGCTGATCAGCGTGATCGGCACGATCATCAGCAGCGGCCGGATGCCGCTGACGTGGGTGGAGACGGTCGGGCTGAGCTCGACGGTCATGGCGGCCATGCCGGTGTAGTGCATGCCGCAGACGGCCAGGGCCATCAGACCGGCGGCGCCGGTCATCGGTTGCCAGCCCCGGACGGAGACGGCGAACCACAGCGCGGCTGTCGACGCGACAACGGCGATGACACCGGAGACGACCACCAGGACCGGATCGAAGTGGATCCGGCCGGAGACGTGCAGACCGACCATGCCCGTGTAGTGCATCGCGAGGACACCGAGACCGGTCAGGGTGCCGGCGATCGCGGTCTTGGCGAAGCTGCGCCGGCCGTGGCCGACCACCATCAGCCCGCCGCCGACGGCGACCACCGCCAGGCCCAGGCTGACCATCGTCAGGACGGGGTTGTAGCGCACCGGACTCTGCGGCACGTCGAAGCCGAGCATCGCGGTGAAGTGCATGAGCCAGATGGCGGCGCCACCGATGGAGAATGCGGCGATGATCAGCCAGCGGTTACGGCGGCCCCGGGAACGCGCGCTGCGGGCACGTCCGGTGGAGAGCAGCCCGAGGAACGAGCCGAGCGCCGCGACCAGGAACGCCGCGATCGGGTTGAAGGCTCCGTAGGTGAAGTGATGGACCTCGGCCACTTGCCGTCACACCCTCGCGAATGTCGGGAACAGTTCGCTGAGGATTGAGCCATAAGTCCGATCGAGGACATCGCACGTCGTGTGCGCCCCGTCACCCAAACGGAACCGGGGCCACCGTGTGGCTACCTGCGAGAGGTAGCCACACGGCAGCCCCGGTGCGGTCGTAGTGACCGGTCAGGAAACTGCCGGGGGAGGGCCGGAGGATCAGGTGTTGAAGATGCTGACGCCGCCGGGACCCACGAGGAGGCCGACGATGATCAGCACAACGCCCCAGAGGATCTGCCGCCGGAACAGCGCGAGGATGCCGGCGACCACGAGGATGACTGCGAGAATCCAAAGAAGAAGAGCCATGCAGATCTGATACCCGACCCCCTCAGATCGAAAACCTGTGATGGGCCGCACACCGGCAAAAATTCTGTCCACGTACGACAGCGGCCCTGCCACCGCCTCGGGGGCGGGACAGGGCCGGACGGCCGAATCGGGTCAGACGGTGACGAGACCGGCGTCGACGTCCTCGGACAGCAGCTGGTAGACGTTGTACGCCTGCTTGATGACCGGGTGCGCCACGTTGCGCACCGGCACCCCGCCGGGCGTACGCCCCCGCTCGGTGCCGTGGTGCGCGTGCCCGTGCAGGGCGAGCGCGGTCGGCGCCGAGTCGATGGCCTGCCCCAGCAGGTAGGACCCCAGGAACGGGTAGATCTCGAGCGGCTCACCGACCAGCGTCTCGGGCACCGGCGAGTAGTGCGTCAGGGCCACCAGCGCGTCGCACTCCAGGCTGCGCAGGGCGTCGCCGAGCTTGTCGGCGATCGCCTCGGTGGTGCCGACGAAGTTCTTCATCTCGCGTTCGCCGAACGAGCTCGCGCACGCACCGGCAAAACCGCCGCCGAAGCCCTTCGCCCCGGCGATGCCCAGCCGGTGACCGCGCACCTCCAGGACGACGCCGTCACCCTCGAGCACGGTCATGCCGGAGTCCCGCAGCACGTCCGCGACCTGGTCCTGCTGGTCGCTCTGGTGATCGTGGTTGCCCAGCACCACCACGACGGGCACACCGAGGTCACCGAACTCCTGCGCCATGCACTTGGTCTCCTCGACCGTGCCGTGCCGGGTCAGGTCCCCGGCGATCAGCAGCGCGTCGGCGATGCCGGGCAGCTGTTCCAGTGCGGGCCGGTAACGGCCGAGCACGTCCTTGTCCACGTGGACGTCGCCCACCGCGGCGATCCGGATCATGAAATCTCCTCCACCTCACTGGGCGCCGCGGCGCGCACGATGCCGATGTCGCAGGCGATCTCCACGTCCGGGAAGTTCGCCGTGATCTGCCGGCAGATCTCGTCGCGGCGCTGCGCGCTCTCCACCTCGCCCCCGAGCACCAGCAGGTGTTCCCGGCGGTGCAGGGTGATGCCCTGTTCGGCGGTCGCGCCGTTCTCGGTGAGCAGGCGCTGGATCTCCGCCTCCACGTATTCGTCGAGCTGTGGTGCCATCTCAACCCCCGGCTGTCAGTTGGGCGTCCGCCGGCAACGGGACCACGTCCAGACGGTCCAGCAGCACCAGGAACGCTTCGGCGTACGGCGATTTTGCGGTTTCCGCCCGCACCCGTTCCCAGTCGATCTGCTCGCGCAGCGAACGGGCGACCGGCAGTCCGGTGGCGAAGTCGCAGTAGTGCTGGGTGTAGCTGAGCAGCTTGTGGATCATCAGCTGGGTCGCCGACAGCACCGGCATGTTGATCGCCTCGACCGGCCGCATGACCGTGTCGCGAAGGGTGGCGTCGGTGACCGGCGACTCGACCGGCCGGTAGATCAGGTCCACCATCCGGCCCTCGTCGAACACCTTGACCAGCCAGTCCTCGGGCGGCTGCTCCATCTCGAAGCCGACGGCCGACAGTTCCTCGAGCGCGCGGGCCTTGTCCTGCTCCCGGATGAGGAAGTCGACGTCGTGGTCGCTCGAGTGGCCGCCGTGGGCGTACACCGCGAAGCTGCCGCCGAGCGCGAACGGGATCTCAGCCTGTTTCAGGACGGAGGCCACCCGTTTGAGCGTGTTGACAAGGCCCTCGTCAACCCGGTGCGGCATGGCGGTCTCCCTGCGTCGGTTGTGTGCGTTTGCCACTTCAACGACTACCCGAGCACTCAACCCTTCACACCCGGGCAAAATCACCAGCTTGACCCCATTTTGGTACGCGGGGAGCCCCGTTCACGCCGGAACCGTCCGTGACTGGCCCAGGTACCGTTGGTGGGTATGGTCCCCGACCTCGAATCCCGCCCCGCGCGACAGTCCGGTGTTCCCCGTCTCCGGACGGTGGCGCTGGTCGGCATCGACGGCTCCGGCAAGACCACCCAGGCGCATCTGCTGGCCGAGGGACTGGCCGCCCGCGGTCTCCCGGCGACCTACCGCCGCAACGCCGGTGGTCGTCGCTGGTTCGGCCGGCTCGCCACCACCCTGGGCCGCCGCGACGGTGAAGACCTGCTCGGCCGCAAGGCGATGCTCCTCGTCGAGTCGGTGCTGCGCTGGCTCGCCATCCTGCGGACCCTGCTGCGGCGCAAGGTCACCGGCGAGGTCGCGGTCATGGACCGCTACGCCGTCTGCCAGTACGCGAGCATCCGCGCGCACGCCAAGAACCCGCGGCCGGAGCGCATCAACCGTGCCGAGCGCCGCGCCCGCCTGGCCTATCGCGTCTTCCCGAAACCCGACGTGACGTTTCTGCTCGCGGTCGACCCGGAGATCGCGTACGACCGGATCGAGCGTCGCGGGTACGACCACGAGGAGATGGACTACCTGCGTGCGGCCACCGCGGCGTACGAGGCGCTCCCCGAGCACCGCGACTTTGTCGTCATCGACGCGAACGGCACCCCGGCCGAGGTCGAGCAGGCGTTGCTGCACCACATGCGGACCTGGACGCCGCCGGTCACCACGACGGTGCCGGCGCCCCGGACCGCCGCGCTGGTCTCGCACGCCCGTGCCCTCATCGTCGCCGTGGCAACACTCGCGGCGGCGGCCTCGGTGCTCACGTACCAGCTGGCCGAAGGTTTCTAGGCCCGGCCGTAGACCGGGATGCTCGCACCGCTGGTCGGCGCCGACGCGTCCCCGGCGAGGAAGGCGATCACCTGGGCGATCTCGGCGGGGGTGACCCAGCGCGCGAAGTCCGCGTCCGGCTGGCTCGCCCGGTTGGCCGGGGTGTCGATGACGCTGGGCAGCACGGTGTTGCAGCGCACGCCGCTCTTCTTGTATTCGACGGCCACGGCGTTGGCGAAGGCCAGGACGGCTGCCTTGGCGGTCGCATAACCGGCCGCGCCGGAGAACGGTGCCACCGCCGCACGCGACGCGACGCAGACCACGGAACCGCCACCGGCGGCCACCAGCCGGGGGAGTGCCGCCGCCGTCACCAGGTAGGTCGGGCGCAGATTGGCCCGCAGGATCGCCTCGAAGTCCTCGATCGGTGTCTCGTGCACCAGTCCGCCGCCTGCGTAACCGCCGGCGACGTTGATCACCGCTCGCAGCGGTGCGCCGGTCTCGGCCGCGGCGACGTCCACCGCCGCCTGCACGTCCGCCGCGTCGTCCAGGTCGGCCTCGACCTCGACGATTCCGCCCGGCAGGCGTCCGGTCTTTCCCGGCCGAACCGGGGCCACGACCCGCCAGCCCTGATCTTGCAGGGTCTCGAGGACGGCCCCGCCGAGGCCGCCCGTTCCGCCGGTGACCAGCACGCTGCGCTCCATGAGGAGCACGGTAGCCCTGTGTTTTCGCTCACTATCGGCAGGACTGGCCGGACGGTTGCAACGCCCGGGCCCGAACGGCCGTCATCCATGCGTGGGTCACCCGTGCGGGCGAGTGAACTGGGGCTCGACGTGGCGCATCGTGGCAGGGGCTCCCGCTTCGGTCAGCGGCGGGACCTTTTGCCGTGGCAGTTTGTTTCAAGCCCGGCGGCAACCTGTCGATGCTGGACGTGAACCCAATTGGCTACCTGGCCGTACTGGGTAGTGACGAGCGTCGCAGAGCTTTCCGTGATGCCCGTCGCTGTGACGAATGAGGGGCCGATGGTGTCATGAAGCTCGCGAAGGGTATGCGTCACTGCACGCATCCAACGCGGGGTGCGGCTCCGAATGCCTCTGTAAGAGGGCCTTCCTCAGTAAGTATGCACGCGGCTCTCAGGTGACGCTCAGGCATTCGTGACACTTTCGACCCACCAGCCGGAATCAGCGCAGGCTGTCATCTGTTCATGTAGGTGTCAGCACCGCAATGCACGAACTGCGGACGTTACGGGGAGGGCTGATGGACGCAGGTATTGCCCGTAACAGGGTTAGTGAAGGCAATGAGGGGACCGTGGGCAACGTGGAGAAGAACACCGTGATGCGGACCGACCAGGTCGCCGAGGAGCGCGACCTCGTCGGAGTCTACCTGCACGAAATCTCCCGGACGCCGCTGTTGGATGCTGCCAGGGAGGTCGACCTCTCCAAGGCAATCGAGGCCGGGCTCTACGCCGAGCACCTGCTCGACACCGGCGAGGTCCGTCGCGGCGTCAGCCGGGAGGAGTTGGAGCGACTCGTCACCGAGGGCAAGCGGGCGAAGGATCTCTTCATCCGTGCGAACCTCCGGCTGGTCGTCTCGATCGCCCGCCGCTACGTGCGGTCGGGCATGCCGATGCTCGATCTCATCCAAGAGGGCAACACGGGCCTCGTGCGCGCCGTCGAGAAGTTCGACTACGAGCGTGGC
Protein-coding regions in this window:
- a CDS encoding HD domain-containing protein, translated to MAPRMLLTMPLHAITEVYGEAGLRDRFALELLELPADDRAQLEEALELAARLHADDRRVREPYLNHLLRVAIRIMRYYGIRDVDVLTAALLHDAVEDHPAELAGLPGSLGHQVLTDAAVAELARRFNPRMAELVRSVTNPEYDPERDKHEQYRAHVADSLDRDPWARVIKVSDFTDNGVGVIHTTYDKARSSAIKYRPLVPKLRELVGRPDTPLSLAAKDHILDQLDLAEERFAAILDD
- a CDS encoding SDR family NAD(P)-dependent oxidoreductase — translated: MERSVLVTGGTGGLGGAVLETLQDQGWRVVAPVRPGKTGRLPGGIVEVEADLDDAADVQAAVDVAAAETGAPLRAVINVAGGYAGGGLVHETPIEDFEAILRANLRPTYLVTAAALPRLVAAGGGSVVCVASRAAVAPFSGAAGYATAKAAVLAFANAVAVEYKKSGVRCNTVLPSVIDTPANRASQPDADFARWVTPAEIAQVIAFLAGDASAPTSGASIPVYGRA
- a CDS encoding GPGG-motif small membrane protein, translated to MALLLWILAVILVVAGILALFRRQILWGVVLIIVGLLVGPGGVSIFNT
- a CDS encoding nucleotidyltransferase, whose translation is MPHRVDEGLVNTLKRVASVLKQAEIPFALGGSFAVYAHGGHSSDHDVDFLIREQDKARALEELSAVGFEMEQPPEDWLVKVFDEGRMVDLIYRPVESPVTDATLRDTVMRPVEAINMPVLSATQLMIHKLLSYTQHYCDFATGLPVARSLREQIDWERVRAETAKSPYAEAFLVLLDRLDVVPLPADAQLTAGG
- a CDS encoding metallophosphoesterase family protein, whose product is MIRIAAVGDVHVDKDVLGRYRPALEQLPGIADALLIAGDLTRHGTVEETKCMAQEFGDLGVPVVVVLGNHDHQSDQQDQVADVLRDSGMTVLEGDGVVLEVRGHRLGIAGAKGFGGGFAGACASSFGEREMKNFVGTTEAIADKLGDALRSLECDALVALTHYSPVPETLVGEPLEIYPFLGSYLLGQAIDSAPTALALHGHAHHGTERGRTPGGVPVRNVAHPVIKQAYNVYQLLSEDVDAGLVTV
- a CDS encoding MHYT domain-containing protein, translated to MAEVHHFTYGAFNPIAAFLVAALGSFLGLLSTGRARSARSRGRRNRWLIIAAFSIGGAAIWLMHFTAMLGFDVPQSPVRYNPVLTMVSLGLAVVAVGGGLMVVGHGRRSFAKTAIAGTLTGLGVLAMHYTGMVGLHVSGRIHFDPVLVVVSGVIAVVASTAALWFAVSVRGWQPMTGAAGLMALAVCGMHYTGMAAMTVELSPTVSTHVSGIRPLLMIVPITLISAATILGVALSALQAMTEEEFTEGDGMPRRGMHAENPWSLKQASMSAMRRAPGRPSPGVRPSPRPVPPRRKPVADEPLIDVPT
- a CDS encoding dTMP kinase, which encodes MVPDLESRPARQSGVPRLRTVALVGIDGSGKTTQAHLLAEGLAARGLPATYRRNAGGRRWFGRLATTLGRRDGEDLLGRKAMLLVESVLRWLAILRTLLRRKVTGEVAVMDRYAVCQYASIRAHAKNPRPERINRAERRARLAYRVFPKPDVTFLLAVDPEIAYDRIERRGYDHEEMDYLRAATAAYEALPEHRDFVVIDANGTPAEVEQALLHHMRTWTPPVTTTVPAPRTAALVSHARALIVAVATLAAAASVLTYQLAEGF
- a CDS encoding MFS transporter — encoded protein: MSLRGGPAHRAYSVIVFVVLASLDNVAIGLVPPLYGSIGRDLGVGEGRIALATTVMFLISAVAAIGWAYAGDRTDRKPVLIAGTLIWVLGTAWSGLAGSYPSFLLSQVLAAIGLGGVASVSFAVVSDLISPRRRGLVMSFWGLSQGVGTLAGTLVGGLLGSSDWRRPFLIVAVAGVVATVAYVLTYNVPRGDSQPELEGVEYDERIHRDDLPRILARRTNIWLILQGFTAQIAFGSLVWLPVLFRARAEDQGYSAATAVIVGSVFATLFQLGGALSILGGLVGDRLQRRTPRGRALVAAVGVLAAVPFYVVLFFVPFRIDVPDGGSTGAVIRAILRNVWTEPTVGLSLATAIFALALTSANSPNWFALIADVNPPEHRGTVYSLGNLVNGFGRAGGNAFIAVAFRGLSGAFPPPLNYAVGLAAFQLFFIPTGVMYWLAGRTVARDMADTHAALATYSAKADEVRPAPTP
- a CDS encoding glycoside hydrolase family 13 protein, whose protein sequence is MPSPTDLWWRSAVIYQIYPRSFADSNGDGMGDLPGITARLSDLRDLGVDAVWLSPFYPSPQHDAGYDVADYRAVDPLFGDLGDADKMIAEARTLGLKVIVDLVPNHTSNEHVWFQAALAAGPGSPERERYIFREGKGADGSEPPNGWQSVFGGPAWERVPDGQWYLHLFDVSQPDLNWGNPEVRAEFVSVLRFWLDRGVDGFRVDVAHGLIKDATLADWTYAGEILGGLAPEGAPPPPMWDQDGVHEVYQQWRSVLDEYDGERILVAEAWVQPAERLARYVRPDEMHQAFNFEYLDAPWSADPLRKVIDSTMAANASVGAPTTWVLSNHDVVRHATRLGYPVGEPRKHGIGIGDPQPDVGLGLRRARAATLQMLALPGSAYLYQGEELGLPEATEIPDEFRQDPAWERSGHAERGRDGCRVPIPWEADAPSYGFGPADASWLPQPAVWAEYALDRQRGVTGSTYELYRSALRLRAVHALGIGALSWIDTPADVLAFRNGDLLVVTNYGDAPAELPLNARVQLSSEPLTEDGRVPQDVTVWARV